In the Thermomicrobiales bacterium genome, GAACATCTGTTGCCGGACCTGATCGAGCACTTCGATGCGCTGCGGCCGGAGCTCGCTCGGCGCGTCGCCGCCGGCGGGGGAACGCCGGTCAGCGAAGCACGCCTTGGCGCTCCACTGATCCGACCATCGAAGATCATCTGCCTGATCGGCAACTATCGCGAGGGCACCGATCGACCCCTGCAGATCCTCGACATCTTTTTCAAGTCGCCCGAGGCAATCGTCGGTCACGGCGGCACCGTCGCCCTGCCCAGCCATCAAACGAGTATCTTCCACCACGAGGCGGAGATCGCCGTCGTCGTTGGCCGCGAGGCGAAGAACCTCAGCGACGACAACGCGATGGATGCAGTCTTCGGCTACACGGTCTTCGAGGATATCTCGGCGCGCAGCGGCGGCCGGCCGGGGATCGTCAGCTTCCTTGGCAAGTCCTACGATACGTTCGCCGGCTTCGGACCATGGATCACGACGAGTGATGAGATTGCCGATCCGCAGGCGTTGCACATCACTGTCGACGTCAACGGTGAGCGGCGACAGGACTACTCCACCGCCGACATGGAGCGGCCAATCCGCGAGCTGATGACCTACCTGTCGTCCGTCACGACGCTGAACCCCGGTGATGTTATCTGCTGTGGGACCAACCATCAGGGGCTTGGCGCGGTGCAGAACGGCGATGAGGTCATCACGACCATCGATGGGATTGGCTCGTTTACCCTCCACGTTCGCGACGACCTGCAGCGTGAATGGCAGCGCGGAATCGATCACGAGATGGCCGAGCGGGTCAAGGCGATGGCGCAGAACCCGGCCCACCAGCAGAACGGAGAACAGGCGTCATGAGGCTCGTGCTTACTAGTGATGGCCGGATTGCCGCGCAGCGCGACGGCGGCTGGGTCGATGTCTCGGCCGCGTTTGACGACATTCCCTACCGCGCCGCGGCTGATCGTATGCCACGCATCATGGGGGTGCTGGCCGGTCGGCGCGAGCAGGCCGAGGCGCTGGCCGCCAGCGGCGCTGTCGAGCCGGCCGGCGAGGTACAGGCGCCAGTTCCTCGTCCAACCAAGCTGATCGCAGCATTCGGCAACTACCGCGAAGGAACCGATCGCGAGCGCCAGGCACAGGACATGTTCCTGGAGAGCCCGGACTCGGTGATCGGCCCAGGTGGCACGGTCGTCCTACCGAACCATCCGGCAAGTATCTTCCACCACGAAGCTGAACTGGCACTCGTTATCGGCGCGCGGGCGAAGGATCTGCCGGCCGACGAGCGAGCGCTGGCGGCGCTGGCGGGCTACACCTGCGCAATCGACGTCTCGGCTCGTGGCATCGGGCGCATGCCGCCCAGCCGGATGGGCAAGTCGTTCGACACGTTCACCCCGCTCGGCCCCGCTATCGTTACGCCCAACGAGGTGCCTGACCCACAGAACCTGCGCGTCACGCTGGCGGTCAATGGTGAAATCAGGCAGGATTACTCCACTTCAGACATGGAGTATTCCGTCGTCGAGATCCTCGCCTACATCAGTGGCTACATGACCCTCGTCCCCGGCGATGTCATCCTGTGCGGCACCAACCACCAGGGTATCGGACCGCTGCAAGGTGGCGACCAGGTTCGTATGGAGATAGAGGGCATCGGCACGCTCGAGGTGGGAGTCAGCGACCCACTGAAGCGAGAGTGGCCACGTGGCGTCGACACCGAGATGGCTGCCCGGGTGCGTGGGACAGCGGGATAGGCTGAATCGAAGCTACTACAGTCGGCTGGTCGTGTGCGCGACCAGCCGACGGTCTGGCGCGATGGGCAGGTCAGCTATCAGCCGCTCACCGCGCTCCGGAGATCGCGAAGCTCGGCGGTAACGTCTGCGATATCAGTGCGCACACCCTCCAGCCGTGTTCGCTCGGTGGCGACGAATCGGGTGTAGGGGGCGATCGCATCACGGATGCGGCGGATCGATCGGCCCAGCTCGGCCTCGAAGCCATCCCCGAGCACATCGGCAAGCTGCCGCTCCAGCTCAGCGGACCGGCGACGCAGCTCGTTGCGCGCCGAACGCTTTCGGGCCGGCAGGATAAACAGCCCCAGGCCGGCCACTGTCGCGGCAGCCAGGATCCCGGTCACATCCATCGCGGCGGTAGTCGCCATCGCGACAACGATCGCGCCCAGCGAGACAGCTCCGGCCTGAACGACGGCTGTCTGCGCCAGCGCCGAGCGCACGTTCGTCGCCAGCAACGTTGCCTCGGTGTGCTGATCGTAGCGGTTCACGACCAGCTCTGCTTGTCGGGCCACCTGGGTAATCAGCGTCTGACGGTCGGAGGCAAACCGGCTGCCGACCTCGCCGACCATATCGTCGCGGTAGCGTTCCAGCGCCCGGCGATCGAGCGTCTCGCGAACCGACTCCCAGGCGCGGAAATCCTGCTGGACCATCCAGTCGATCAGCTCGGTGATCGTGTCGTCGATCTGGCGCTCCGTGTCCGCTACCACGTCACGCTGGAATGCCTCTCTCGTCTTCTCCGAACGCATCAGATCGATCACGCGGCCGATGCGGATATATTCGTCGAAGAATCGGTCGGCGCGTTCGTTGAGTCGATGGACGATATTCTCAACGCGGGTGACATATGCGCCGAACTCGCGACGCATCTCCGCGTCGTAGTCCTCCAGCACCGCGTCAATCCGATCGATCGTCAGCGCGTCTGAGGCCAGCAGCGAGAGACGATCCTCGACAACGCTGCTATAGCGACCGAGCAGACGCTCCGCGACGCCGAGCGGATTCAGGACCTTGAGCCGGAATTTCTCTTTCTCGTCGAGGGTGTTCATGATGTAGTCGCGAAGCGGCTGGAACCGGCCGGCCGGGTCGCGGCGCTCGGCCAGCTTGGCGGAGATCGGGAATATCAGCGGTTCAATGCCGAGCAGACGCTGGGCGTTGTCGCTGATGAAGCGGACAACCTCTTTGACTTGCGTGTCGCTTTCCAGGAGGTCGATCTTGTTCAGCACGAAGACGATCTTCTTGCCCCAGTTACGGATCTCCTCCAGAAATCCGCGCTCCGACTCGGAGAAGGGGCGGTCGGCCGAAGTGACGAAGAGGACGAGGTCGGACCGCGGCACGAAACGCTGGGAGATTGCCTCGTGCTCGCGAATGATGGCGTTGGCGCCGGGAGTATCGACGACGTTGATCTCGCGCAGAAACGGCGCCGGGTGATGGTGGATGACGACGCCATCACTGAGGATATCCTCGAGTCCCTCGTCGCCAGAGACGAGCAGGTGGATCATCGCCGTTGTCGGGGTGACTCCTTCAGGCATGATCGGCTCGCCAACGAGCGCGTTGATAAACGCTGACTTGCCGGAGTTGAACTCGCCGACGACGACGAGCAGGAACAGCGTCTCCAGCTGCTGACGCGCCTGGCGCAGCACGCGGAGCTCGTTCTCGACACCGTCCGACGAGGGAAAGACGCGAGCAACTCCCTCGACTCGCGCAAGCAGGGCAATCGCGCGATCTCGCAGCTCTTCCTCGGATTTCGACAGCACGGCGCCGGTCCCAGGCTGGTGCCCCTCAACCACCTTCCGCTCCTTCTGATATCGCCACCAACACGGCAGGGCGCGCTACATCATGGGCATATTTCATGGCATCACCTCTGCGACATCCAGCGGTGGGCCAGGCAGTCGACAAGGTTAATCCATCCGATTCGCCCGCTGCGAAGCCCTCTGGCCGCATTCTGTACGCTATCTGGAGTCTGGAGGCCAGCGATGCGACGTCATCTGACGACATGGGATCTGGGTTTTCTGATACTGATGATGCTTGGAATTGCCGCGGCTGTCTACCATGCCACCCACGGGCGCTACGCAAACGCGCTGATGGCGATCGGCGCGGTCATCCTCGGCACGATTGTTCTGCTGACCGATCAGACGGCGCGCCAACTGCCCACGCAGACACATCGCCCACATCGGCCACACCATCCTCCATGGCGGGATCGCGCGGGCGCTCAGCACGACAGGCCATCCGGCCGGTGGCTGAATAGCAGTATTCTGGCCGGCTTCTGCGCAACTGCCGTGATGTCGATGGCGCTGGTTCTGGCCTACCTGATCGTTGGCTACATCGGCAGCGAGTCCGGTAGCCAGTTGAGCCGCTGGTTCTGGGCACTCAACCATAACGACCTGACCAACGGGATTTACGACGTTCCGGTCGCGGCCTTCAGTATCAACCTGATTGCCGGCCTGGTCTGGGCGCTGATCTACGCTCGCTTTATCGAACCCAGCATGCGCGGCGCGGGCTGGTGGCGTGGGCTCACCTTCGCAATACTCCCCTGGCTGCTATCGCTGGTCGTCTTCTTTCCGGTCGTCGGGGCTGGATTCTTTGGTCTGGGGCTCGGCGCGGGGCCATTGCCAGCGATCGGCAACCTCGTGCTCCACCTGATCTACGGCGCGGTCCTTGGCGGCGTCTACGCTCTGCCCGATCTCAGCGCAGTCGATGAGGGGCTCAACGCCCACGAGGCACAGGTCGAAAACGACGGCATCGCTTATGGGCTCGTGGCTGGGCTCGCCGCCGGTATCGTTGTCGGCGCGATCATCAGCGCGATCCTCGCGGACAGCCTCGATACGGCTGTCAATGTCATGCTGGCCGGCGCGGCGTTCGGCAGCTTCATCGGCGGCATGGCCGGGCCATTCCTGACGATCGATCGCGACATCCGGCATCACTCGCAGTGATACTGCGTGTCGATCGTCCGGGCGCTGCGCTCCGCGAGGACAGCGCCCGGACGCCGATATTCAGTCGAGATACGTGTTGAACCAGTCGAGCGCGCGCTGCCAGCAGTCGAGACGATGCTCGGCATGGCCGGCGCGTCGGAAACCGTGGGCCGCGCCCGGGTATCGCGCGAACTCCACGTCGCAGCCTGCCTTGATCAGCGCGACGAACATCTGCTCTCCCTGGCCGATCGGGCAGCGCTCGTCCGCTTCGCCGTGGATAATCAGCGTTGGTGTCGTCGCGCGGTGCGCGAAGGTCGATGGCGAGTGCGCGGCATACCACTCGGTCGAGACGTGCGGCTGGCCGCCCCACTGAAGCTCGCCAAAGACGTGGCTGATGTCACTCGTCCCGTACATCGACTCCAGGTCGAAGCACGGCGC is a window encoding:
- a CDS encoding fumarylacetoacetate hydrolase family protein, with amino-acid sequence MRVATFGDGMMGVVADDETVVEITDLLEQYEPPGPEHLLPDLIEHFDALRPELARRVAAGGGTPVSEARLGAPLIRPSKIICLIGNYREGTDRPLQILDIFFKSPEAIVGHGGTVALPSHQTSIFHHEAEIAVVVGREAKNLSDDNAMDAVFGYTVFEDISARSGGRPGIVSFLGKSYDTFAGFGPWITTSDEIADPQALHITVDVNGERRQDYSTADMERPIRELMTYLSSVTTLNPGDVICCGTNHQGLGAVQNGDEVITTIDGIGSFTLHVRDDLQREWQRGIDHEMAERVKAMAQNPAHQQNGEQAS
- a CDS encoding fumarylacetoacetate hydrolase family protein; amino-acid sequence: MRLVLTSDGRIAAQRDGGWVDVSAAFDDIPYRAAADRMPRIMGVLAGRREQAEALAASGAVEPAGEVQAPVPRPTKLIAAFGNYREGTDRERQAQDMFLESPDSVIGPGGTVVLPNHPASIFHHEAELALVIGARAKDLPADERALAALAGYTCAIDVSARGIGRMPPSRMGKSFDTFTPLGPAIVTPNEVPDPQNLRVTLAVNGEIRQDYSTSDMEYSVVEILAYISGYMTLVPGDVILCGTNHQGIGPLQGGDQVRMEIEGIGTLEVGVSDPLKREWPRGVDTEMAARVRGTAG
- a CDS encoding DUF6789 family protein — its product is MRRHLTTWDLGFLILMMLGIAAAVYHATHGRYANALMAIGAVILGTIVLLTDQTARQLPTQTHRPHRPHHPPWRDRAGAQHDRPSGRWLNSSILAGFCATAVMSMALVLAYLIVGYIGSESGSQLSRWFWALNHNDLTNGIYDVPVAAFSINLIAGLVWALIYARFIEPSMRGAGWWRGLTFAILPWLLSLVVFFPVVGAGFFGLGLGAGPLPAIGNLVLHLIYGAVLGGVYALPDLSAVDEGLNAHEAQVENDGIAYGLVAGLAAGIVVGAIISAILADSLDTAVNVMLAGAAFGSFIGGMAGPFLTIDRDIRHHSQ
- a CDS encoding dynamin family protein encodes the protein MVEGHQPGTGAVLSKSEEELRDRAIALLARVEGVARVFPSSDGVENELRVLRQARQQLETLFLLVVVGEFNSGKSAFINALVGEPIMPEGVTPTTAMIHLLVSGDEGLEDILSDGVVIHHHPAPFLREINVVDTPGANAIIREHEAISQRFVPRSDLVLFVTSADRPFSESERGFLEEIRNWGKKIVFVLNKIDLLESDTQVKEVVRFISDNAQRLLGIEPLIFPISAKLAERRDPAGRFQPLRDYIMNTLDEKEKFRLKVLNPLGVAERLLGRYSSVVEDRLSLLASDALTIDRIDAVLEDYDAEMRREFGAYVTRVENIVHRLNERADRFFDEYIRIGRVIDLMRSEKTREAFQRDVVADTERQIDDTITELIDWMVQQDFRAWESVRETLDRRALERYRDDMVGEVGSRFASDRQTLITQVARQAELVVNRYDQHTEATLLATNVRSALAQTAVVQAGAVSLGAIVVAMATTAAMDVTGILAAATVAGLGLFILPARKRSARNELRRRSAELERQLADVLGDGFEAELGRSIRRIRDAIAPYTRFVATERTRLEGVRTDIADVTAELRDLRSAVSG